AAAATGGACTGCTTCCGCCGGATCTCCTTTTTCCAGATTCCGCCGGTACTTTACCTCAATAAAGACGAGTTCCTTTCCATCCTTTGCGATAATATCGATTTCTCCCTTACGGTCTCCAAAATTCCGTTCTAATATAACATATCCTTTACTTTCCAGATATGCGGCAGCCGCATCTTCAAACTCACTTCCAATCTCCCGATTGTTCTTCAAAGACAACCTCCCACAAAATTCTTAATAAAGCTGCGTCTGTGAATGGGACAGGGACCAAATTCCTTTAGGGCATTAATATGAACGGCCGTCCCATATCCCTTATGCTTTGCAAAACCATATTCCGGAAACAATTTGTCATATTCTTCCATCATATGATCCCTGGTCACTTTTGCCATAATGCTTGCAGCGGCAATTGACACGCTCTTTGAATCTCCCTTGACAATAGGAACCTGGGAAGCGGTAACTCCCGGGATCGTAACTGCATCATTTAATAAAACTTCCGGTTCTACTCCCAATTTGCCTATGGCAAGCCTCATAGCTTCATAGGTAGCCTGCAGGATATTTATTTCATCGATCCGGTCTGCTCCGACCACTCCAACTGCAAAAGCGGAGGCTTTTTCCTGGATTTCTTCAAAAAGGGCTTCCCGCCGTTTCTCTGACAGTTTTTTTGAATCATTTAAAAAAAGAATTTCGCAAGCCCTGGGCAGAATCACCGCACCAGCTACCACTGGTCCTGCCAGAGGTCCGCGTCCAGCCTCATCGATTCCGCAGACCAGGATATGATCCTCATACTGGCGTTCAAACTCTTTCATTATCTCCAGGCGCTCCTGTTCCGCCTGAAGCTTTTCTTCTGTTAATTTTCTCATTTCTTTAAGCTCCCATTTTTTGATTGAAAAACAGGGTCCTGCTCTTTTTCCAAAAAGCAAAACCCTTTCATTAAATTCTGGTTATTGCGCAGGAAGTTCCAGAGTCATACGACCCAGCTTTCCGCTTCTGAAATCGTCAATTAAAAGATTCGAAGCCTTCACCAGGTCCAGTTCACCGCCTTTTGCAAGACAGGCCCTGGCCTGTGCCACCTGCATTAATGCCTCCAGGGCATCTTCTGTTTCTATTCCATATCTTTCAGAAAGAACTCTGGGATATTTTTTTGTCAGGAAACGGATGAGCTCCATTGCCAGTTCATCCTTATTCAATATCTCATCATTGACAGATCCAATGAGAGCAAGCCTGATTCCCACCTGCTGATCCTCAAATTTCGGCCACAAAATACCGGGGGTATCAAGAAGCTCTAGGCTCTTATTAAGCCTGATCCACTGATTCCCTTTCGTCACTCCCGGTCTGTTTCCTGTTTTTGTGCATGCTTTTCCCGCAAATGAATTGATAAAGGTAGACTTTCCCACATTGGGAATTCCCACCACCATAGCTCTCACCGGACGGTTTAAAATCCCTCTTCTGCGGTCACGTTCTATTTTCTCCTTGCATGCCTCCTGAACAACACCGTTAATCTGCTTTAATCCTGCCCCGCTCTTGGAATTCACCTTGACAACGTAGCAGCCCTTGGCTTCAAAATATGACTCCCAGGCACTGTTGCAGCGTTCATCCGCAAGATCGGATTTATTAAGCAGAACGATACGTGCCTTTCCGGCTCCTAATTCATCAATATCAGGATTCCGGCTGCTTAAGGGTACTCTCGCGTCCACCAGTTCTATTATCAAATCAATTAATTTGATATCTTCCTTCATAGCTCTTTTGGCTTTGGTCATATGACCTGGATACCATTGTATATTCATAACATTCCTCTACTTTGAACGAATTAGTTCCATTTTTATAAAAGGCATCATCCGGAACCATACCTTGCCCTGGATCTGGCCTCTGCTTACATTTCCGATATTTGCAAAACGGCTGTCCTCGCTACTGTCTCTGTTATCACCCAGCAGAAAATATTCATCACTCCCAAGCTTGACCGGCTTTTCCGCGAGTCCGGAAAGTGAAATACGGCCAGAGCCGGACGGCTCTTTCAGCTTTTCGCCGTCAACAAAGATTTCATCGTTTTTTATATGCACGGTTTCCCCTGGCAGGCCGATGACCCTCTTTACATTCATTTTCTGATCTTCTCTTTGAAATACCACAACATCAAACCGATCCGGGTTTCCAAAATCATAAGCCAACCGGTCCATTAAAACCACATCATCCGAAGCGAGAAGAGGAAGCATGGAGTGCCCTGCAATCACGATCTGTGTTCCATAAGCATAGACCAGAAACCATGCTAAGGCAATCA
This genomic stretch from Lacrimispora sphenoides harbors:
- a CDS encoding YraN family protein: MKNNREIGSEFEDAAAAYLESKGYVILERNFGDRKGEIDIIAKDGKELVFIEVKYRRNLEKGDPAEAVHFLKQRKIRDAAKRYLYRCHLGEDIPCRFDVVAILGQEIRLIKDAF
- a CDS encoding ribonuclease HII — encoded protein: MRKLTEEKLQAEQERLEIMKEFERQYEDHILVCGIDEAGRGPLAGPVVAGAVILPRACEILFLNDSKKLSEKRREALFEEIQEKASAFAVGVVGADRIDEINILQATYEAMRLAIGKLGVEPEVLLNDAVTIPGVTASQVPIVKGDSKSVSIAAASIMAKVTRDHMMEEYDKLFPEYGFAKHKGYGTAVHINALKEFGPCPIHRRSFIKNFVGGCL
- the ylqF gene encoding ribosome biogenesis GTPase YlqF, which translates into the protein MNIQWYPGHMTKAKRAMKEDIKLIDLIIELVDARVPLSSRNPDIDELGAGKARIVLLNKSDLADERCNSAWESYFEAKGCYVVKVNSKSGAGLKQINGVVQEACKEKIERDRRRGILNRPVRAMVVGIPNVGKSTFINSFAGKACTKTGNRPGVTKGNQWIRLNKSLELLDTPGILWPKFEDQQVGIRLALIGSVNDEILNKDELAMELIRFLTKKYPRVLSERYGIETEDALEALMQVAQARACLAKGGELDLVKASNLLIDDFRSGKLGRMTLELPAQ
- the lepB gene encoding signal peptidase I; amino-acid sequence: MDFYHSEDNNKLRQIVNWVVDIVVVIALAWFLVYAYGTQIVIAGHSMLPLLASDDVVLMDRLAYDFGNPDRFDVVVFQREDQKMNVKRVIGLPGETVHIKNDEIFVDGEKLKEPSGSGRISLSGLAEKPVKLGSDEYFLLGDNRDSSEDSRFANIGNVSRGQIQGKVWFRMMPFIKMELIRSK